The Balaenoptera ricei isolate mBalRic1 chromosome 9, mBalRic1.hap2, whole genome shotgun sequence genome segment ACACCACGTATGCCTgcaccttcctccctctccccatcgtTAGCAAGAAGCACCATATCTACAAGGTACCATGAAACAGATGGCAGGACATTGTCAAGGTGGTTGAGATAGGCAGTGGGCATGGTTCACTCTGAAGAGATGGTGTTCAGAAAACTTctgggaggatgcaggagggaggtggTCAGGAGAACATGGGGGCCAGGCCAGGTTTGGTGGAGGTGGCAGTTTCATGACTTCCTGAGCCCAGAACTATAGCTCCCAGCACTGTTTTATTCACACCCCACCGCCCCACAGTGCAGCAGCGATTTTGATGACGGTCATTGGTTAATAAGTGTTTGCAAAGAACAAAGTATAAGTCCTGCCCTGGGCCCAGAATTGTGTTCTCTTAGCCCAGGAGGAGGTGCAGGCTGGGGAAACGCAGCCAAAGGCTGTCAAGTCGGGAAAGTCTGGCTAGAGGAAACTCAAATCGGTCACCTGACTTCACATTTGAGTGATTTCAATTttgatcaaataaataaaagtatgacCTTACGATGAGTGGCAAATGTGTGGCCATTGTTTTCTTTAGAGAGTGAATCCAACAAGGCATGATTACATGCTCAAATATAGAGAACTGAAGAGGTTCTTAAGGGGAAGTAGAAAGTCTTGGGATGTTCCCGGCTGGATCAAGTGTGTTGTGGTTTCAGGAAGGGATTTTAAAAGGGTGAGGGCTGAGAGAGGAGTCAGACTGAGTGCAGGGGAAATGATAggttggggaaggaaaaaaacagaggaaacggaagagaaagagaaagagagagaagtggggaCTGGGCAtagttttatttggggaaaagGAATAGGGGGGATAAGGACATGGCCCAGAAGATCTTGACCACACTCTGTCCTGCATCCCCCGCCCAGTTTGAGCCCAAGTTGGTCCATCACAAGGAGACGATGGTGCACCACATCGTGGGGTACGCCTGCGGCAAGGCCAGTGCTCTCCCCAAGGGCATCAGCGACTGCTACGGGGCCCACCCCGCCTTCTCCCTCTGCTCGCAGGTCATCGTGGGCTGGGCTGTCGGGGGCACAGTGAGTCGTGTGGTGAGAGAAATCGGCGGCTAAGGGGACACGTGTGGTTGGGcaactgggattgctggattgatGGAAGGTGGCGAAACGGGAGGTCTGGGACGAGGGTCAAAAGACAAGGGCGGGCCCGGGTCCCTGCACCTACTTCCCAGCCATTCTTGCCGCCAAATCACCCTCCATCCAACAGAGTTGCCAGTTTCCAGGTGACGTGGGTATCTCTATTGGGATGCCTTTGGACCCCCAGTGGGTCCGACTGGAGATTCACTACAGCAATTTCCACAGCCTTCCTGGTGAGCACCTAGAGCATTTACGGGAGAGCAGCGGGTGAGGCTGGCCGGGTCCTCTAGGTGTCGGGAAGGGGATGCACACCTACTCCTTTTGCTtgcagcgcccccccccccccgccccgctttcCCAGGGCCTCTTTCTCCCCACCGTGCGACACGGTCTCCTGCATCCTGTGATTGGTCCTTCCTGCACCAGGTGTGTACGACTCCTCGGGGATTCGAGTGTACCTCACGGCGCAGCTGTGCAAATATGACATGGGTGTCCTGCAGCTGGGCTTCTTCACTTTCCCCATCCACTTCATACCCCCGGGCGCCGAGTCCTTCACGTCCTACGGGCTGTGTAAGACGGAGAAGTTTGAAGAGGTGAAGCTGGGAGGCACCCCTCCTCCCCTGATCTTCCCGGTTCCCCATCGCAAATCTGGTGTGACCCACCAGGCACAGCTTGGGCCCCAGACTTGGAGAATGACCACTGCCCGGTGCTCAGGAAAATCGCTCACCTGAATGGGGCAGGGGAGCCAGGAGGCAGGGCTGTGGGGCAGGAAGAGGGGCCAGGAGGTCCAGTAGGGACTAAAGGGGTGTGTCTCAGTCATAAGACGAAGGTGTCAGATATGAAAGGAGGAAACCGAGGAGCGGGGCCAGACGAGAGTTCCTAACAAGCCAGGTGGTCTCCTCCCTGCCACAGATGAACGGGGCCCCGGTGCCTGACATCCAGGTCTGCGGCTACCTGCTCCACACCCACTTGGCTGGCCGCACTCTGCAGGCTGTGCAATACAGGTAAGGAAGACACGGATTGGAAGCTCTCCCttctgtatttggaaataaatgttagcaataattatttattctGCGGCATGACGTTATGCTCAGTTGGGAGTCGGAGAAGCTAGAACTATCCCTAGAGTAGTGATGACAGGAATATGACAGTGGAGGGAGGAGCTTTTTCATTTTACGGGCAATCTGTGCCCACAGAATGACCGCACACGCTGCTTCTTTGTTGATAGACCCCCTCCCTGCTTCATCCTCTCCTTattcctgtcccctccccttgtCCCCTTCCAGAAATGGAACACAACTCCAAACAATCTGTAAAGATGATTCCTACGACTTCAATCTGCAGGAGACTCGAGATTTACCTTCTTGAGTGGCCATCAAGCCGGTGGGAGCCTGGGGGGAGGCATGGCTGGCGTCAGGGGAAGGCAGGGTCAGCACTCACTACTGTTAGCCAAGAGGACTGTACCAGTCCCTCTGTGTCTTACTTTGAGCCTTTGTTTCACTCTGCACAGGGAGATGAATTGCTGGTAGAGTGTCACTACCAGACGCTGGACCGCGACTCCTTGACTTTTGTAAGTACCTCTCTCCCCATCGTGGTCAATGACGGTAGCCTCAGAATAGAGCCCCATCCCTGGCCTTGGCTATCACGTGACTCAGATTATTCCAGCTGAAGCCCCTTTCTTTCTCCAATGGTATTACCCAGGCACATGGGGCTTCATGCTCTCGCATCCCCATGACTGTAAGATGGGTACAAGGATTCCCGTTTTCTCTGTCAATGACCCACTAAGATTATGAAAGGAAAGCATGTGATAGTGtctaagagcatggactctgggcCTGATTGCCTGGGTCTGAATGTCAACATGATCATTAATAACTTTATAACCTTAGACAAATTATTCAGATtccttgtgtctcagtttcctaattCTTAAAAGAATTAATACTATCTGTCTCATAAGATTTGGGGGAGAGTTGATTAACATGCCTAAAACATCTAGATCATTGCCCGACTTTTTGTAGATTGTCagagttagctattattattattatggtcaCAAGGAGCCCATATTTTGTGTGTCAGGAATGGCTCAGTGCCTGTAGGATTCAAAATGGATTGCATGCTtccaaggaagaaaatacagcCATACAAATGATTACAACACAAGTTAGAAAGTAAAATACACCGTAAGAGAAGAATGGGGAAAATGCACTAGGGGAAttcacagggggaaaaaatcatcAGGTCCTATTACAGTGAACTGAACATGTGACATATTTGAGTGGGTCCTGCTTTTGGCATGTAGAGATGGGGAATTCCAGGGAAGCTCAAAGGGAGTGGCTTTTTCGGGAAACTCGGTATCTTATCTCATCTTCTCAACCATCTTTTCTCAAACCAGGGCAATAGCAATGGAAATGTAGAGGATGGGGAAGATACATGGGATATTTCTTTGGAAATAATATCAATAATTGTCCACCAATTAGAAACACAGGAGGAGAAAGCAAGTGTGGTGAGAAGTAGTAAATAACAATTAGTGAGCTGGCTCAAGGTTAAGGGAAGAGGAAAACAGTCTCATTGGTAGAATGATCACCTAATCTAGTTTCTGCCTACCTTGTTCTCCTCTCTCTGCATGCCTGTGtatctctgtctctccatctctccctctctctctctctctctcttcttctccaggGTGGGCCCAGCACCGTTAATGAGATGTACCTCATCTTTCTCTTCTACTATCCCCGAAACAACATCTCCAGCTGCATGGGGTACCCTGACATCATCTACGTGGCCCATGAGCTGGGGGAGGAGGCATCAGAGTGAGTCATCCTGGAAGATAAGACCCTCAAGAGTGACCTCTAGAAGTTAGATCACTTGTGTACCAAGTATTTGTCTGCCTTTTTCTCATGCACTACCTGATTCAAAGACTGTTTACTTTCAAGTAGTGACCCTTAATTACTTGGGACTAAGGGGCCTCCCTGAGACTCTGATGAAAGCGCTGAAACTCCTTTCCAAGAAAAATGCACATCTTTGCAGACACATCCTATTTCACATATAATTTCAGGACATTTATAGTTTCCCTGAAGTCACCCTATCAACCTTCTTGGACTTCATGGCCCCCAGATTAAGAAACACTTCTTTAAAGAGTCAgaactttctctttttcacttttaaaaattctcttctctGAGCTCTGATGATATTTCTCCTTCTGCCAAGCTCACGGTTGTGCCATTGAGTTGTAAGACATTCCTTATGGTTTATGCCAACATGGAGCTCATGCTAACAAAAGTGAGGCTACTTTATACACATTTTGTCAAAGCTTTCAGTCAACCCTCAACTAGTGTCTGCTCTTCCTGCCCATGACAGCTCCATGGAGGGCATGATGGCCACGAACAAGGTGGAGTGGACCCCGGAGAACATCAAAAAGGCTGAGAAGGCGTGCAAGGAGGCCCAGCAGACGGTGATAATAAAGACCATTGACGTAAGTGTCCCAGGAGACACCATGCTCCCGGGGTTAGGGATGGAGGGGTGTGGGAGGGTACTGGACGAGGCCGGAAAAGAGAAGAATGAGGGGTATGAATGACAATGGCAGGAACGCTGGGTCAGAGAAGGAGAAGCTGAGGGAGCAGAAAGAGGGCTGACACTGCTCTGGGTGTGGATGGTAGTCTCCCAGTTAGCCTGTGAGGCTGCAAGGACTGGGGATTACCGAGTAAGGTCTtaggagaggaaaggaggtggggatgcttccaccttcacccattttctcccttctcctgcAGGAGCTAGTGGAAAACACAACAGGCTGGATTCCGGAAATCATCCCTGCTCTCCGGGGTCCTTGCTTGGAGTCCTCCAGAGGCAAAGTGGAGCCCCAGGACAGAACCCCTGCAGGCTTCAGGGCTGCCCCCATGGCCCTCTCGGGCTCCAGCACTGCCACACCAAGGTGCCTCCCCATGACTGCCCTCTTGTTTGGTCAGGGGGCCGTGTCTTGGCTCCTAGCCACGCTGCGGGCTGGAGCCTGATACCGTCTCCTCATGTCACATACTCAGGCCCCTCCCTGCTCAGGCTTCCCCTTAGCACCAAACACAGAAACTCCCCTCTGCTTTGGCCCCCAAAGTCCCCCATCTGTGCCCTTCTCATGACTTCAGCCATGAAACTGCAGGCTTGGGCGTGGCACAGAGTCCATAAAGCCTTTCCCATGAGAAGCTCGGCAATCCATCCTTTAAAGCTTTAGAAGCATTGGTGGGACCACACATTTTCTAACAAAATCTAGATTCAAGGCTGGGTGAGGTAATGGGTCTCTGAGCAGTCCAGTGCCCCAGCTTGATTGAGGGGACGCcgcgtggggaggagggggcttgAATGCAGGGGGGAGCCCTGTAAACCCTCCTCAGCCCATGCTGGCCCTGGAGGGGCTCcggtttctcttttcttctgacatTTTTGTCCGACCCTCCCTGTGAGGCAGAGGCAGCAAGCCACATGTGTGATTTGCAGTAAAGGAAGGTGCTCTGTTTACAAGGAACAAAGCTCAAGACACCAAATTAAATAGAATTCAACTCGCTTCCTGTTGCCATCTCTTTCCTTTGAGCCTTCGGTCCAGGAGAggcagctgggaggtctcttgtatGGCTCAGGATAAGGCATCCAGAGGGCATCTGAGGGCCTGGTGGCCCAAAATGCAACATCTAAGGCAGGCCTTGCTTACCTCACATGTGCCTCCACTGTCAGATGATCTTTATTTACTCAACAAGTATCACTTTCTCAACACTCAGATCACCAGGTGTCAAGAGCCTAACTGGCCAGGTAGGCTGACTTGGGCACTGAGAACAGGTCAAGGGCACGCTAGTCCATGAACTGCCTTGCTCATGGTTCCTAACTTCTGGAAGGGACCCCTACCCTGAATATTCCGAGGTGTTTAGAGGGATCCTAATTCCCTGGAGATCAGGGATCTAGCCTCCGTAAACTCCTTGCCACTGCTTGAGGGGCCgagcaaagaagaaaacacagcttACCCGAAGCCAGAGGGATCATCTGGGTTCACTGCTGGGCTTCTCTGTTGTCATCATTCAAGGGAAATGAAGGCTCTCCTTTaggtaataatcttaaaacatgGTTGAGGCCCTTGGGCAGCAGTTTGAAGTGCACAAATTACATTCTACAGCATGAAGAAACACACAGATAAAAATGAATCTAGATAGAAACTTAAACAATCAAAAGAGACCTTTTCTCTCTGGTTTGCCCAATTAACAAATAAGTCTGACATTTCTATTCCAATCTGTGTTACTCCAAGCCCCCCAAGCAAATTCTTTCAACCTCGATCTTTTaggtaaaaacaaaaagacaaaaaaataagaacGTCCTGGCTGGGTTTCTGATGACAAACCTCGGTCTGTGCTACAGCCTTATTCTCGGGTCTGTCTTGACAAATTCAAGTCAGCTGGGCAGCTACTCCAAGGTTCTGCAGCCAGAATCTTCTAATGCTCCATTTGTATAGCTCATGGCCCTGTGCAGTTCCTCTCCTCCGTACCCACTTCAAGTTCTGGTTCTTATTAagccttccttctttcattttcttttcctctccatctCTTGATCTCAGCATTTAGTCGCCATGCACATATTCACTGAGCATCCTCTGTGAGCTTGACGTTAGGTCAGAacagaagccaccaaaatgaacAGGAAATGGACAAGCACCCCCCGCCCTTGTGGAGCTGAGGTGAAGCTTCTATGCGCCCCCGGCTGGCCATTTTCTCCTTGGGTTCACAGCATCCGCCTCTGAGTCTTTCCCAGTGCCACGGATCATTTCCCCCGCTGCTGACTGCCTCCAGAGAGGAACTATGTTTATATCAACCTATGGAGAATGATTTGTTTCTACATTTAAAAGGGATGCATTTATATTGatattatgcatatatattagATGGGGGTCTTAGACAGTACTGCTGGGGAAATGTTTGAAAACATTCCTACACAGGGTAGGAGCGTGAATCAGATAACCTCAagtgttttttccagtttatgtGTTTTGTGACTGCAGTTTCCAGAAAGCCTAATGATACACTACAAAAAGAACGGCTCAGAGTTGAGGTGGAAAGGGTTGACCCCAACTTCCTCCTAGAACCTTCTGGCTGATGGGTCTCTCATTCCTCATCCCTCAGTGGTCTCTAAGTTCAGGTCATCTCTGAGTGACTCTGAGACTGTAACTCTTTTTCCATCTCACCTCCTCTACTCAAAACCCCATCTTAAATGTTGAGAGTAAATAAAGGATTTATTCCCTCATTACTTTTTTCTGTGATGACCAGAGGACCCACAGGCTAATGTTTACAAGGATCTGGTCTTTCCTGAGGAATAAGAATATTTTGTTACAATTTCAAATTTATAGGAAAGTCGCAAGAATTCCCATATGCCCTATAATGAGCTTTATccattgtttatattttgccccatttctccctccctctctcctctcttcccatctcttctatttgtctcctcctccttctgcttcttcctccttcccctgtctctctgtctccctctccttcATGAAGCTGATAACTTAGTTTCTTACTCCTGTTTGTTAGAATTCTCATCACGTTTAAATTCCTGCTATACTTAGCTGAGACGAACAAGAAAGCTCCCCAACTCCACTGCTCCACCACGGCAGTGACACCCAACCTTGACAGCATATCAGAGTCACCTGGGTGATGGGAGAAGCGTCCAGGCATTAGTGAATGATTAAGTTCTCCAGGTGCTTCCAATATGCATCCGAGATTGAGGACCACTGAACCAGAAGTTCAATTGCTCTTAACTGGTCTATTTCCTGGATGGGCAGGAATCCCATTCTGGCTTCACATATTGAAGCCACAGCACAGGCACTGACCAGTCCAAGTGAACACCAGTGAAGAGGAGCCCTGGAAGCCCCCTGATTTCCAAGAGTTAGACTTTTAGTTGCTGAATTGTGAGGGTGTGTGGGGATCTCAGAGAAGGGGTGCATCTGGGGGTGCTCAGGGAAGAAGTTATCTACCAAGCATCactcaaaaaataaatagcaaagaaaGAAGAGCTCTTTTAATGCCAAGTAatgaatatagagaaaaaaatgtggttagaaaatcaccatttaatAAATGTACAGTAATAAATTGAATCAGACAAGAATCATCAATGGGTGACAAAATAGGAGAGTAACCCAATAGCTACATAGCCTCAAAGTATCtccttattatatatttattaattatgatGAGAGGAAATAGTAATTTTACGATAGAGAGGCCTGGCAGACATCACCTCAAGGAAGTAAGCCAATTAACATCACCAATCATGGACAAACAGACATCACGTGCCTCCTGACAGGCGTACCAGGAAACACATAACATCAATTCTATGTTATATCTGTCCAAGAAATGTACAACCTCAGtataatcatgaggaaatattAGACAAACCCCAAATGAGGAATAGTCTACAAAGATCTGACTTGTAATTGTGAAAATGTCaaaatcaagaaggaaaaagaggggcTGAGGTATAGTTCCACagtaaactgaaaaacaaaaatccagttAAAGTAAATGCACCATGTGCTCCTCATCCAAATTACTACCTGTtgctgttgtcattgttgttgtttaGTGTTTTTTGTAAAGAACATTATTGGGATGATTGGTGAAATTTGACTAACGTGTGTGCCTTAGATGGTGGCATTGTATGAACGTTAACTTCCTGACTTGGCTGATTatattgtggttatgtaagaaTATGTCCTTGtgttttaggaaatacacactaaagCATTTTGTGATGTTGAGACATTGTGTCTACAAACTCTCAAATTATACAtacgtgtgcacgtgtgtgagaGAGGAAATATGGTAAATAATTTATAGTTTATGGATAATATTTGGGAAATCTGGGTGAAGAATATAATGAAGTTTTTATACTATTTCTGCAACTTTTCTCCacacttatttcaaaataaaaatgttaattttaaaaaaagaaacaagcataAGATCTATACAAAAAGAGTATGAAAATggagcaactttttttttaaaggcacacagttacctagaaaaaaaagtcaatttagaAAAATGTCAGCTTTTCCAAGCAAGAGTTTTTGACCACTCTGAGCAGAGAACCTCCAGTCTGCAAGCTTGGATTAATTTCACTGGCAGAAAATATGATGTTTCCCATATAAAATAATGTGCAtgaacttacacacacacatacacacacacagtccgtATGAACTATACTGGCTATGTCAAAATTGTTCTTGTCTGTTATTTGTTCATACATTTTGTTCTCAGCTAGATCTCTTAGAAGGCAACATGTGAATATTAGCAAGTATAAAAAGCttaagaaaaattatagaaaaaatattataaaattaggaTAACTATATCCATTAACCTATTATTTTGTAAAGTGAGGAAAGATGGACATTATTTAACAGTGAAACATTTTGTcccagctaaaaaaaaaaacaaaaaaccacaaacaaaaacaaaaccttttcccCAGAAGCACAGTTTGGGACATACTAGAGACACATCTGGGGAACATCTGGAGAACACCTTTCCTTTACAAAACTTCAGTTTGAAAAAGGAGACTCAGAATagccttatatattttttaacatctttattggagtataaattggagtattgctttacaatggtgtgttagtttctgctttataacaaagtgaatcagctatacatatacacatatccccgtatctcctccctcttgcatctccttcccatcctccccatcccacccctctaggtggtcacaaagcaccaagctgattgcCCTGTGctatttcccactagctatctattttacatttggtagtgtatatatgtccatgccactctctcacttcatctcagcttacccttccccctccccgtgtcctcaagtccattctctatgtctgcgtctttattcctgtcctgcccctaggttcttcagaacctttttttttttttcagattccatatatatgtgttagcatatggtatttgttttactctttctgacttactttactcagtatgacagactctacgtccatccacctcactacaaataacttgatttcatttctttttatggctgagtaatattctattgtatgtaaacaccacatcttctttatccattcatctgtcgatggacacttaggttgcttccatgtcctggctattgtaaatagagctgcaatgaacattgtggtacatgactctttttgaattatggttttctcaggctatatgcccagtagtgggattgctgggtctgcacagcaaaggacaacataaacaagatgaaaagacaactctcagaatgggagaaaatatttgcaaatgaagcaactgacaaaggattaatctccaaaatttataagcagctcaatatcaaaaaaacaaacaacccaacccaaaaatgggcagaagacctaaatagacatttctccaaagaagatatacagattgccaacaaacacatgaaaggatgttcaacatcactaatcattagagaaatgcaaatcaaaactacaacgaggtatcacctcacacgggtcagaatggccatcatcaaaaaatctacaaacaataaatgctggagagggtgtggagaaaaggaaatcctcttgcactgttggtgggaatgtaaattgagagagccactatggagaacagtatggaggttccttaaaaaactaaaaatagaatagcCTTATTATAAAGTATCTGCACTGAGGAGAAACTGCTCTGCTATCAGGAAAtccaaggggaagaagaagaaaaagcttaGATATAAGAACACTCAAGGCAattatataataatgataataataataaacctttGTATAGCATTTTACAGACTGAAAAGCATTTCCATGTACATTGCAGTTCCAATGTTTACTCAACCTGGTAGATGGGGAATCTGAGGCAAGTAAAGGAAAGGGGAATCCATCTGAAGCAGTGGCCTCTGCGCCAACTTGGAACAGGTGGTACTCTTAGAACTGGTCCGATGGAGGCGACCGTATGTGTCAGGGACTAACGTAAGCACAGGCACCAGCAAAGCTCAAGACTCAGACGCAGCAAACTGACATTTGCTTTCACCTCTTCCCTCTCCCGGTTTTCTGAACCTGGTTCCAGGGCCACATCTTGTACATGGACTGGAGTTTCAATTCTCAAGTTTCTTCAAATGTCTGAAGTAAGCCCGGGTCTTCTTTTTCGtgtgtgtttgttgttgttgtgattataatttttcatttttgttttttttaatttttatcttatatagttgattaacaatgttgggttagtttcagatgcacagcaaagtgattcggttacacatatacatgtgcatcctttttcaaattcgtttcccatttaggttattacagaatattgagcagagttccttgtgctacacagtggatccttgttgattatctattctaaataaagctctttgtttgttgtttttgttgttggctGTTGTTCTGTTTTCAGGAGTACTTCCCTTTTCAGAATTCCACACGTGCGGTTACAGCCCATTTCTATACACAAAGGGACTGGAGTTCAGTAACTATAGAACTATGGTTGAACAAATTCCCCCTCGGTGTTCCAAATCCCAAGTGCCTTCAGGCATGCCTTTAGCCAATGAATCTGCTCCGGTGTGGTGGGCTGGCAGCAGGATCCCGTGTGCCTTAGGACGCAGAGCCCTTTGTCCGGGATCATGGTTTGTGGTGCCAATAAGACAAGTGCCCTGGAGCTCCCTCAGTAAACATACAAGTGAGGGAGCCTGTGATCAAGTCCATTGATAAAGTTT includes the following:
- the LOC132372236 gene encoding LOW QUALITY PROTEIN: putative DBH-like monooxygenase protein 2 (The sequence of the model RefSeq protein was modified relative to this genomic sequence to represent the inferred CDS: substituted 1 base at 1 genomic stop codon), producing MACALLFRLLLLTVLPTSSQGNHLGPTSRLRYSTFLDPSNVIFLHWDFDLEAEIITFELQVRTAGWVGLGITNRYTRVGSDLVVGGVSPDGNVYFSDEHLVDEDALEEDGSQDAELLALTEDAVYTTMRFSRPFRSCDPHDQDITSDTVRVLAAYGPDATLKLDWECTFVKSILLLQIVHPDDLDVPEDTIIHDLEITDFLIPEDDTTYACTFLPLPIVSKKHHIYKFEPKLVHHKETMVHHIVGYACGKASALPKGISDCYGAHPAFSLCSQVIVGWAVGGTSCQFPGDVGISIGMPLDPQWVRLEIHYSNFHSLPGVYDSSGIRVYLTAQLCKYDMGVLQLGFFTFPIHFIPPGAESFTSYGLCKTEKFEEMNGAPVPDIQVCGYLLHTHLAGRTLQAVQYRNGTQLQTICKDDSYDFNLQETRDLPSXVAIKPGDELLVECHYQTLDRDSLTFGGPSTVNEMYLIFLFYYPRNNISSCMGYPDIIYVAHELGEEASDSMEGMMATNKVEWTPENIKKAEKACKEAQQTVIIKTIDELVENTTGWIPEIIPALRGPCLESSRGKVEPQDRTPAGFRAAPMALSGSSTATPRCLPMTALLFGQGAVSWLLATLRAGA